In Candidatus Epulonipiscium viviparus, one DNA window encodes the following:
- a CDS encoding class II aldolase/adducin family protein → MNKLEQAVWIAQSLFNRGKATGSSANLSFKDGDKIYITGSGTSFGTLDQSQFAIVDLNGTHLDGIAASKELPLHLIYYNKSEKIQAVIHTHSIYSTLWSCASHQNTVDCMPKYTPYLKMKLGTIGLIPYASPGSAELFEHFKSAIDKSDGFLLANHGPLVGAKSLMDAFFALEELEESARVAYEITNKLHFNECK, encoded by the coding sequence ATGAATAAATTGGAGCAAGCAGTTTGGATAGCCCAGAGTTTATTTAATAGAGGGAAAGCGACGGGGTCTTCTGCTAACTTAAGCTTTAAAGACGGAGACAAGATATATATAACAGGGAGCGGAACATCGTTTGGTACGTTAGATCAATCTCAGTTTGCGATAGTCGATTTGAACGGTACGCACCTTGACGGCATTGCCGCAAGCAAGGAACTGCCTTTACATCTAATCTACTATAATAAGTCAGAAAAAATTCAGGCAGTGATTCACACTCATAGTATTTATAGTACTTTATGGTCTTGCGCATCGCATCAAAACACGGTAGATTGTATGCCAAAATATACCCCGTATTTAAAAATGAAATTGGGCACAATCGGATTAATACCTTATGCATCGCCGGGATCTGCAGAACTCTTTGAACATTTTAAATCTGCTATTGATAAAAGCGACGGATTTTTATTGGCGAATCATGGCCCACTTGTGGGAGCGAAAAGTTTGATGGATGCCTTTTTTGCTTTAGAAGAATTGGAAGAAAGCGCAAGAGTAGCGTATGAAATAACAAATAAACTTCATTTTAATGAATGTAAATAG
- the otnK gene encoding 3-oxo-tetronate kinase — protein sequence MKLGCCTSIDNYQLVVEKGFDYIELAGNQIAAMSDEDFATVCTTIENGAIKCIGFNAALPPTIAIIGPDVDDKKTRDYARLLCARGAKLNIKAIGIGSPKSRVWSDDYDLDNEWDNAKRFVKIFAEEAKPYNINVMWESLNKTESLFGLKLSEALALVKDIGMDNVKIVYDIYHMHMEQESIAELQNVLDEVVHVHIAERVGTQRRYPSEALYDFYAEVFSVLKNYGYTGVVSTEAFDGDIAQGLERTKALINKLENGRTIKIGCVADDFTGASDAASFLMAGGLKTILIDGIPAGDFETDCDAIVVALKSRTQKTSDAVSDSLAAFRWLKEQGAAHLYFKYCSTFDSTKTGNIGPVLDSVLEEFNAKHSIISPALPVNKRTVKDGVLYIDDIPLAQTHMKHHPLTPMWASKIEDLISPQGKYQTLNLNYATLQKPAAEIKAMVEAFGADKEHFYVVPDYVNEDNATKVAEVFGDDFVLSGGSGILAALSRKYIQNSTATMINSKTAGKGIVLAGSCSQATLEQIEDYKKKGAVSYKVDPVKVFNNEITVDDVWKFVSDNGDKEVLIYSSDNTENVLNAQKLGRDAISEKLEKLTAEIAVKAVEDRYKRIIIAGGETSSAVTKALAYQSFVIGESIAPGVPIMSPTQNTDLKIVLKSGNFGQVDFFTRALNMTRG from the coding sequence ATGAAATTGGGATGTTGCACTTCAATAGATAATTATCAGCTGGTTGTTGAGAAGGGGTTTGACTATATAGAGCTTGCAGGAAATCAGATCGCCGCCATGTCGGACGAAGATTTTGCGACGGTTTGCACGACTATAGAAAATGGTGCCATTAAGTGCATCGGATTTAATGCTGCGCTTCCGCCAACAATTGCTATTATTGGTCCAGATGTTGACGACAAAAAAACTCGCGATTACGCACGGCTGTTATGCGCAAGGGGAGCCAAATTAAACATTAAGGCAATTGGAATTGGTTCGCCAAAATCTCGCGTTTGGTCTGACGATTATGATTTGGATAACGAATGGGATAACGCCAAGCGGTTTGTAAAGATATTTGCAGAAGAGGCTAAACCCTATAATATTAATGTTATGTGGGAGTCTCTGAACAAGACCGAAAGCTTGTTTGGCCTAAAGCTATCAGAAGCGCTCGCCTTAGTTAAGGATATCGGGATGGACAATGTCAAAATAGTCTACGACATTTATCACATGCACATGGAACAAGAATCCATCGCCGAACTGCAAAATGTGCTAGATGAGGTGGTTCATGTGCATATAGCAGAGCGAGTGGGCACTCAAAGACGATATCCTTCAGAAGCATTATACGATTTTTATGCAGAAGTTTTCTCGGTATTAAAAAATTATGGATATACTGGCGTCGTATCAACCGAAGCATTTGATGGCGATATCGCACAAGGACTTGAGCGTACAAAGGCTTTGATCAACAAATTAGAAAATGGGAGGACAATTAAAATTGGTTGTGTCGCAGATGACTTTACCGGCGCAAGCGATGCGGCTTCATTTTTGATGGCAGGTGGATTAAAAACTATTTTGATAGATGGAATACCAGCTGGAGATTTTGAAACAGATTGCGATGCGATCGTTGTTGCGTTAAAGAGTCGCACTCAAAAGACATCCGATGCGGTATCAGACAGTTTGGCAGCTTTTAGATGGCTAAAGGAACAGGGGGCAGCGCATCTATATTTTAAGTATTGCTCAACTTTTGATTCCACCAAAACCGGAAACATAGGTCCCGTATTAGACAGTGTACTAGAAGAATTTAATGCGAAGCATTCGATAATCTCGCCAGCGCTTCCAGTAAATAAACGCACTGTAAAAGATGGCGTTTTATATATTGACGATATACCTTTGGCTCAGACTCATATGAAGCATCACCCGTTAACGCCAATGTGGGCATCAAAAATCGAAGACCTCATTTCTCCACAAGGCAAGTACCAAACTCTCAATTTAAATTATGCTACATTGCAAAAACCAGCTGCAGAAATTAAGGCTATGGTAGAAGCATTCGGAGCGGATAAAGAGCACTTTTATGTGGTGCCAGATTATGTTAATGAAGATAACGCCACGAAGGTAGCAGAAGTATTTGGCGATGACTTTGTCCTTTCGGGAGGGTCTGGAATTTTGGCCGCTTTATCACGAAAATATATCCAAAATAGTACGGCAACGATGATCAATTCGAAAACCGCCGGCAAAGGAATTGTATTAGCAGGAAGCTGTTCGCAAGCTACTCTAGAACAAATTGAAGATTATAAGAAAAAGGGTGCCGTTAGCTATAAAGTGGATCCTGTAAAGGTGTTCAATAATGAAATTACTGTAGATGATGTGTGGAAATTTGTATCAGATAACGGTGACAAAGAAGTTTTAATTTATAGCTCTGACAATACAGAAAATGTGTTAAACGCTCAAAAATTAGGTAGAGACGCAATATCCGAAAAATTGGAAAAATTAACCGCAGAGATTGCAGTCAAAGCAGTTGAAGACAGGTATAAGCGCATCATTATTGCAGGCGGCGAAACCTCTAGTGCGGTTACAAAAGCCTTAGCATATCAAAGTTTTGTAATTGGCGAGAGCATTGCTCCCGGAGTGCCTATTATGTCTCCTACGCAAAATACAGATTTAAAAATTGTATTAAAATCGGGTAATTTTGGCCAAGTAGATTTTTTCACCAGAGCATTGAATATGACAAGAGGATAA